A single Sporosarcina sp. FSL W8-0480 DNA region contains:
- a CDS encoding class I SAM-dependent methyltransferase, with the protein MTTIITTAGRPDETTYTLAKAASDELGYPIVERKKRSILKMQSEYDADILVAGKDRYELFRKGMDQPFFFHPNSAAFRLKRIVKGETDPLIDATQLTEGDTFLDCTLGLASDSIVASYILGENGKCTGLEADPCVAFLTKNGLTKFHTDSETLQLSMKGIEVIHTEAIAFLRTQGDCSWDVVYMDPMFHTPIEESSNFKPLRQAGVHSALTKEWMEEAFRVCKRRVVVKEKYDSPVFEQFNLERNIRPNTKFHFGHLSK; encoded by the coding sequence GTGACAACAATCATCACGACAGCAGGAAGACCCGATGAAACGACTTACACCCTTGCCAAAGCCGCAAGTGATGAGCTTGGATATCCGATAGTAGAAAGAAAAAAACGTTCGATATTGAAAATGCAGAGTGAATATGATGCCGATATCCTCGTTGCAGGAAAAGATCGATATGAACTTTTTCGCAAAGGAATGGACCAACCTTTCTTCTTTCATCCAAATTCTGCCGCATTCCGGTTAAAACGAATAGTCAAGGGTGAAACTGATCCACTTATAGATGCGACTCAATTGACAGAGGGGGATACATTTCTCGATTGTACCCTTGGACTGGCCTCAGATAGTATAGTCGCTTCCTATATATTAGGAGAAAACGGAAAATGTACTGGATTGGAAGCAGATCCATGCGTAGCGTTTCTCACAAAGAATGGGCTTACAAAATTCCATACCGACTCAGAGACCTTACAACTTTCGATGAAAGGTATTGAAGTAATCCATACTGAAGCGATTGCGTTTCTTCGTACTCAAGGGGATTGCTCATGGGATGTAGTTTATATGGACCCGATGTTCCACACCCCAATCGAGGAATCATCCAATTTCAAGCCTCTCCGTCAAGCTGGAGTGCACTCTGCTTTGACTAAGGAATGGATGGAAGAAGCGTTTAGAGTTTGCAAGCGTCGTGTCGTAGTCAAAGAAAAATACGATTCACCTGTTTTCGAGCAGTTCAATCTTGAACGAAACATACGACCAAATACAAAATTTCATTTTGGGCATTTATCAAAATAA
- a CDS encoding BrxA/BrxB family bacilliredoxin, whose product MNAYDEYMRGIVKPMREELVQTGFTELTTAEEVDETMKSLQGTALIVINSVCGCAAGLARPAVREALNATSAKPDHLYTVFAGQDKEATAMMRDFFPEVPPSSPSIAIWKDGALASFIPREHIENSEMEQIKAHLTEELEQVCKK is encoded by the coding sequence ATGAATGCATACGATGAATACATGAGAGGCATTGTTAAACCAATGCGTGAAGAGTTAGTGCAAACTGGATTTACAGAATTGACAACAGCTGAAGAAGTGGATGAAACGATGAAGTCACTTCAGGGAACCGCACTAATCGTTATTAACTCGGTATGTGGATGTGCTGCTGGGCTGGCGCGTCCTGCAGTTAGAGAGGCACTTAATGCAACATCCGCAAAACCAGATCATTTATATACAGTGTTTGCGGGTCAAGATAAAGAAGCAACGGCAATGATGAGAGATTTCTTCCCGGAAGTTCCACCAAGCTCACCTTCTATAGCAATATGGAAAGATGGAGCTTTGGCAAGTTTCATTCCTAGGGAACATATTGAGAACTCTGAAATGGAACAAATCAAGGCTCACCTGACTGAGGAACTTGAACAAGTTTGCAAAAAGTGA